From Azospirillum baldaniorum, the proteins below share one genomic window:
- a CDS encoding complex I NDUFA9 subunit family protein — MSYRSEVVTVFGGSGFVGRHLIRRLAKTGAIVRVVSRHPNKANFLKTAGSVGQIVPMAADVKDDQSVARAIQGADTVINLIGTLYERGAWNFQTVHVDAPARIARIAKASGVRRLVHVSAIGADAKSASAYAKSKAAGEQAVAQAFPGATIVRPSIVFGPEDGFFNKFAAMAQVSPALPLIGGSTKFQPVYVGDLADAIAAAATLDSAVGRTFELGGPRVYSFKELMQLMLREIRRKRFLVPVPWNIAETLGGLLEKVPPIVAPPLTRDQVEMLRTDNVAAAGAPGFKELGITNLSSCEVILPTYLSRFIVGGRSNTMPRDAGNHSGAH; from the coding sequence ATGTCCTATCGCTCTGAAGTGGTCACGGTGTTCGGCGGTTCGGGATTCGTCGGCCGCCATCTCATTCGCCGCCTCGCCAAGACCGGCGCCATCGTGCGCGTGGTGTCGCGCCATCCGAACAAGGCCAATTTCCTGAAGACCGCCGGCTCGGTCGGCCAGATCGTGCCGATGGCCGCCGACGTGAAGGACGACCAGTCCGTCGCACGGGCCATCCAGGGTGCGGACACCGTCATCAACCTGATCGGCACGCTCTATGAGCGCGGGGCCTGGAATTTCCAGACCGTGCATGTCGACGCCCCGGCGCGCATCGCCCGCATCGCCAAGGCCAGCGGCGTGCGCCGTCTGGTCCATGTCTCGGCCATCGGCGCCGACGCCAAGTCGGCCTCGGCCTACGCCAAGTCCAAGGCGGCGGGCGAGCAGGCGGTGGCGCAGGCCTTCCCCGGCGCCACCATCGTCCGCCCGAGCATCGTCTTCGGACCGGAGGACGGCTTCTTCAACAAGTTCGCCGCCATGGCGCAGGTCTCCCCGGCGCTGCCGCTGATCGGCGGATCGACGAAGTTTCAGCCGGTCTATGTCGGCGATCTGGCCGACGCCATCGCTGCCGCCGCGACGCTGGACTCGGCGGTCGGCCGGACTTTCGAGCTGGGCGGTCCGCGCGTCTACAGCTTCAAGGAGCTGATGCAGCTCATGCTGCGGGAGATCCGCCGCAAGCGCTTCCTCGTCCCGGTTCCCTGGAACATCGCGGAGACGCTGGGCGGCCTGCTGGAGAAGGTGCCGCCGATCGTCGCCCCGCCGCTGACCCGCGATCAGGTGGAGATGCTGCGGACCGACAACGTCGCCGCCGCCGGCGCGCCGGGCTTCAAGGAGCTGGGCATCACCAACCTGTCGAGCTGCGAGGTGATCCTGCCGACCTACCTGTCGCGCTTCATCGTTGGCGGCCGCTCCAACACGATGCCGCGCGACGCCGGCAACCATTCCGGCGCGCACTGA
- a CDS encoding ribonuclease D → MPIDLHDGDLPDGLDLKSFARGGAVAIDTETMGLNPHRDRLCLVQLSPGDGTVHLVQFRKGQYEAPNLKRLLTDPEVIKLFHFARFDVAVMQAYLGIVCQPVYCTKVASKLVRTFTDKHGLKDLVKDLLGVELSKQQQSSDWGAAELTPEQMKYAASDVLHLHDLKEKLDVMLAREGRTHLAKACFDFLPVRGELDLGGWEQPDILAH, encoded by the coding sequence ATGCCCATCGACCTCCATGACGGCGACCTGCCGGACGGTCTCGACCTGAAGTCCTTCGCCCGCGGCGGCGCCGTCGCCATCGACACCGAGACCATGGGGCTGAACCCCCACCGCGACCGGCTGTGCCTGGTCCAGCTTTCCCCCGGCGACGGCACGGTGCATCTGGTCCAGTTCCGCAAGGGCCAGTACGAGGCGCCCAATCTGAAGCGCCTGCTCACCGACCCCGAGGTCATCAAGCTGTTCCACTTCGCCCGCTTCGACGTGGCGGTGATGCAGGCCTATCTGGGCATCGTCTGCCAGCCGGTCTACTGCACCAAGGTCGCGTCCAAGCTGGTCCGCACCTTCACCGACAAGCACGGGCTGAAGGATCTGGTGAAGGACCTGCTGGGGGTGGAACTGTCCAAGCAGCAGCAGTCCTCCGACTGGGGCGCCGCGGAGCTGACGCCGGAGCAGATGAAATACGCCGCCTCCGACGTGCTGCACCTGCACGACCTGAAGGAGAAGCTGGACGTCATGCTGGCGCGCGAAGGGCGGACGCACCTCGCCAAGGCCTGTTTCGACTTCCTGCCGGTCCGCGGGGAACTGGACCTCGGCGGCTGGGAGCAGCCCGATATTCTGGCGCATTGA
- a CDS encoding KpsF/GutQ family sugar-phosphate isomerase, whose product MTSLTVSSLASSLTDCPSGAAADSAADRDVASARRVLRMEADALTALADGLDGAFVRALDRLAGIAGRVVVSGMGKSGHVARKIAATLASTGTPAFFVHPGEASHGDLGMIARQDAVIALSNSGETHELSDIVAYTRRFDIPLVGITRRAGSSLAEQSDVALVLPPAPEACPLGLAPTTSSTMMLALGDALAVALLERRGFTAADFKQFHPGGQLGRALLKVTDVMHKGEDMPLCALDTPLSTVIFEMTAKRLGCVGVVDATGALAGVITDGDLRRHLTPELWAERADSIMSPRPKTIRPKALVEEALREMNAKQITSLFVVEADRPLGVVHIHDCLRAGAA is encoded by the coding sequence TTGACGAGCCTGACCGTATCCAGCTTGGCATCCAGCCTGACCGATTGCCCGTCCGGCGCCGCTGCCGACTCCGCGGCCGACCGCGACGTCGCGAGCGCCCGGCGCGTCCTGCGGATGGAAGCCGACGCCCTGACCGCGCTGGCGGACGGGCTGGACGGCGCCTTCGTGCGCGCTCTGGACCGGCTGGCCGGAATCGCGGGGCGCGTCGTCGTCTCCGGCATGGGCAAGTCCGGCCATGTGGCGCGCAAGATCGCCGCGACCCTGGCCTCCACCGGCACGCCGGCCTTCTTCGTCCATCCCGGCGAGGCGAGCCACGGCGACCTCGGCATGATCGCCCGGCAGGACGCGGTCATCGCCCTGTCCAACTCCGGCGAGACTCACGAGCTGTCGGACATCGTCGCCTACACCCGCCGCTTCGACATCCCGCTGGTCGGCATCACCCGGCGCGCCGGCTCCTCCCTGGCCGAGCAGTCGGACGTGGCGCTGGTGCTGCCGCCGGCCCCGGAGGCCTGCCCGCTGGGTCTGGCCCCGACCACGTCGAGCACGATGATGCTGGCGCTGGGCGACGCCCTGGCGGTGGCGCTGCTGGAGCGGCGCGGCTTCACGGCGGCGGATTTCAAGCAGTTCCACCCCGGCGGCCAGCTCGGCCGCGCGCTGCTGAAGGTGACCGACGTGATGCACAAGGGCGAGGATATGCCCCTGTGCGCCTTGGATACGCCGCTTTCCACCGTCATATTCGAGATGACGGCCAAGCGGCTGGGCTGCGTCGGCGTGGTGGATGCCACGGGCGCGCTGGCCGGGGTCATCACGGACGGCGACCTCCGCCGCCATCTGACCCCGGAGCTGTGGGCCGAGCGCGCCGACAGCATCATGTCGCCGCGGCCCAAGACGATCCGCCCCAAGGCGCTGGTCGAGGAGGCGCTGCGGGAAATGAACGCGAAGCAGATCACCAGCCTGTTCGTGGTGGAGGCGGACCGGCCGCTCGGTGTTGTGCACATTCACGATTGCCTGCGCGCCGGGGCGGCGTGA
- the lptC gene encoding LPS export ABC transporter periplasmic protein LptC has translation MDSDLKDRTVNTKERRADAPSLAAQLMGMPGAVPDGEAAKRIHRRREIRPVSRVYSRFVTGMKFALPALALAVMALIAVWPSLTELPTLRISADKGQLEMIKPRYVAVDEDNQPFSLVAAKADRIADQPDIVLLDQPEAEMTQTDGTWVTMRSDKGWYNQVTGILKMRGHVRVMRDDGNEFTTEEADSDIRKGTAWGDVHVVGQGPQGVINAEGFRLSDRGKTMVFLNQSKADVQAAESPGGKTR, from the coding sequence ATGGACAGCGACCTGAAGGATCGGACGGTGAACACGAAGGAGCGGCGCGCCGATGCGCCTTCCCTCGCGGCGCAGCTCATGGGCATGCCGGGGGCGGTGCCGGACGGCGAGGCGGCCAAGCGCATCCACCGGCGCCGGGAAATCCGCCCGGTCAGCCGGGTCTACAGCCGCTTCGTCACCGGAATGAAGTTCGCGCTTCCGGCGCTGGCTCTGGCGGTGATGGCGCTGATCGCCGTGTGGCCGTCGCTGACCGAACTGCCGACCCTGCGCATTTCCGCCGACAAGGGCCAGCTTGAGATGATCAAGCCGCGCTATGTCGCGGTGGACGAGGACAACCAGCCCTTCTCGCTGGTGGCGGCCAAGGCCGACCGCATCGCCGACCAGCCGGACATCGTCCTGCTGGACCAGCCGGAGGCGGAGATGACCCAGACCGACGGCACCTGGGTGACCATGCGGTCGGACAAGGGCTGGTACAATCAGGTCACCGGCATCCTGAAGATGCGGGGCCATGTCCGCGTCATGCGCGACGACGGCAACGAATTCACCACCGAGGAAGCGGACTCCGACATCCGCAAGGGCACCGCCTGGGGCGATGTCCATGTCGTGGGCCAGGGGCCGCAGGGCGTGATCAACGCCGAAGGCTTCCGCCTGTCCGACCGTGGCAAGACGATGGTGTTCCTGAACCAGTCCAAGGCCGACGTCCAGGCCGCCGAAAGCCCGGGAGGAAAGACGCGTTGA
- a CDS encoding LptA/OstA family protein yields the protein MSAATLAAPLMAAFLLLSGAAIPAAAQGLPGLGGGPNPVEVNADQAIEWHQDVRAYVARGNASAKRSDSTVYADVLTAYYREVPGKGNEVFQLLAEGNVRIVSPTQEVFGERGVYDVDKQVAVVTGRNLKLVTRTDIVTARDTLEYYEARNMTVARGDAVAVRIANGDRLRADILIGQLKKMPDGSTQMERIDGAGSVVVTTATDVALSDKLVYSVADETAVLLGNVKITRNDNQLNGDAAEMNMKTKVNRVIAGPATGGRVMGLLIPGQEPGAPGGRTTAQTGAKPAAQTGGTPAAKP from the coding sequence TTGAGTGCAGCCACCCTTGCGGCCCCGCTGATGGCCGCGTTCCTCCTGCTGTCGGGGGCCGCCATCCCGGCGGCGGCCCAGGGGCTGCCCGGCCTCGGCGGCGGCCCGAACCCGGTCGAGGTCAACGCCGATCAGGCCATCGAATGGCATCAGGACGTGCGCGCCTATGTGGCGCGCGGCAACGCCTCGGCCAAGCGCAGCGACAGCACCGTCTACGCCGACGTGCTGACCGCCTACTACCGCGAGGTGCCCGGCAAGGGGAATGAGGTGTTCCAGCTTCTCGCCGAAGGCAACGTGCGCATCGTCAGCCCGACCCAGGAGGTCTTCGGCGAGCGGGGCGTCTACGACGTGGACAAGCAGGTGGCGGTGGTCACCGGGCGCAACCTGAAGCTGGTCACCCGCACCGACATCGTGACGGCGCGCGACACGCTGGAATATTACGAAGCCAGGAACATGACGGTGGCCCGCGGCGACGCCGTGGCCGTCCGCATCGCCAACGGCGACCGGCTGCGCGCCGACATCCTGATCGGCCAGCTCAAGAAGATGCCGGACGGTTCGACCCAGATGGAGCGCATCGACGGCGCCGGCAGCGTGGTGGTGACCACCGCGACCGACGTGGCGCTGTCGGACAAGCTGGTCTATTCGGTGGCCGACGAGACGGCGGTGCTGCTGGGCAACGTCAAGATCACCCGCAACGACAACCAGCTCAATGGCGACGCCGCCGAGATGAACATGAAGACCAAGGTCAACCGGGTGATCGCCGGCCCCGCCACCGGCGGGCGCGTGATGGGCCTTCTGATTCCCGGCCAGGAGCCGGGCGCGCCGGGTGGCCGGACCACCGCGCAGACGGGCGCCAAGCCCGCCGCGCAGACGGGCGGCACGCCCGCCGCGAAGCCCTGA
- the lptB gene encoding LPS export ABC transporter ATP-binding protein, with the protein MAMDIEDRNLGGPTLSAPNASGHPADHPATDVRPTEGLVALHLGKAYKKRPVVRDVTVTVQRGEAVGLLGPNGAGKTTCFYMITGLIAADSGTILLDGQDITALPMYRRARLGIGYLPQEASIFRGMSVENNIRSVLEVVEPNRDTREQMLDELLAEFSITHLRRAPALALSGGERRRVEIARALASQPHFILLDEPLAGIDPIAVNDIRELVSHLRDRGIGVLITDHNVRETLDLVDRAYILHDGVVLMEGEPAEIVAHEDVRRVYLGDRFSL; encoded by the coding sequence ATGGCCATGGACATCGAAGACCGGAACCTCGGCGGTCCGACCCTTTCCGCCCCGAACGCGTCGGGTCACCCGGCGGACCACCCCGCCACCGACGTGCGTCCGACCGAAGGGCTGGTGGCCCTGCATCTGGGCAAGGCCTACAAGAAGCGCCCGGTCGTCCGCGACGTGACCGTGACGGTCCAGCGCGGCGAGGCGGTCGGCCTCCTCGGCCCCAACGGGGCGGGCAAGACGACCTGCTTCTACATGATCACCGGGCTGATCGCCGCCGACTCCGGCACCATCCTGCTCGACGGGCAGGACATCACGGCGCTGCCCATGTATCGCCGGGCGCGGCTGGGCATCGGCTACCTGCCGCAGGAGGCGTCGATCTTCCGCGGCATGTCGGTGGAGAACAACATCCGCTCCGTGCTGGAGGTGGTGGAGCCCAACCGCGACACCCGCGAGCAGATGCTGGACGAGCTGCTGGCCGAGTTCTCGATCACCCACCTGCGCCGCGCCCCGGCGCTGGCGCTGTCCGGCGGCGAGCGGCGGCGCGTCGAGATCGCCCGCGCGCTGGCCTCCCAGCCGCATTTCATCCTGCTCGACGAGCCGCTGGCCGGCATCGACCCGATCGCGGTGAACGACATCCGCGAGCTGGTCAGCCACCTGCGCGACCGCGGCATCGGCGTGCTCATCACCGACCACAACGTGCGTGAAACGCTCGATCTCGTCGATCGGGCATACATCTTGCACGATGGTGTGGTACTAATGGAGGGAGAGCCGGCCGAGATCGTGGCGCACGAGGACGTGCGCCGGGTCTACCTCGGGGACCGGTTCAGCCTCTAG
- the rpoN gene encoding RNA polymerase factor sigma-54 — protein MALSQRLDLRQTQSLVMTPQLQQAIKLLQLSNIELSDFVDREIEQNPLLERDGGPGEGGGEPGGDGAGDGGGEPGAVDLAAPEERQPPMTDGRTRDTVEMTSSETMGSASDAPLDTDFENVYSDDRFSDGTDGSSDVYGSWQERGGRGGFEDDESNLEATLTGQKSLRDHLTEQLKIDLPDLGDQLIGLALIDMLDEAGWITGLEVESLAGQLGCAPERVERVLAACQRFDPPGIFARSLKECLAIQLREKNRFDPAMEALLDHLELLAARNLPALMKVCGVDAEDVADMVAEIRKLNPKPALSFDHTPAQLVTPDILMRANPGGGWLIDLNPDTLPRVLVNHRYFARISGTARNKADKEYITERFQSANWLVKSLHQRATTILKVASEIIRQQDAFFIHGVSHLKPLILRDIAEAIGMHESTVSRVTTNKFMATPRGVFELKYFFTSAIQGADGQAAHSAEAVRYRIKAMIDAEKPDDVLSDDKIVEILRGEGIDIARRTVAKYREAMRIPSSVQRRRAKMSRM, from the coding sequence ATGGCGCTCAGCCAACGCCTTGATCTTCGTCAGACCCAGTCCCTGGTGATGACTCCGCAGCTGCAGCAGGCCATCAAGCTGCTGCAGCTGTCGAACATCGAACTGTCGGACTTCGTGGACCGCGAGATCGAGCAGAATCCCCTGCTGGAGCGCGATGGTGGCCCCGGCGAGGGCGGCGGCGAGCCCGGGGGAGACGGTGCCGGTGACGGCGGGGGCGAGCCCGGAGCGGTGGACCTCGCCGCGCCGGAGGAGCGCCAGCCGCCGATGACCGACGGGCGCACCCGCGACACGGTGGAGATGACGTCGTCGGAGACGATGGGGTCGGCCTCCGACGCGCCGCTCGACACCGATTTCGAGAATGTCTATTCCGACGACCGTTTCTCCGACGGGACGGACGGCTCCAGCGACGTCTACGGCTCCTGGCAGGAGCGCGGCGGCCGCGGTGGCTTCGAGGACGACGAGTCCAACCTGGAAGCCACGCTGACCGGCCAGAAGAGCCTGCGCGACCATCTGACCGAGCAGCTGAAGATCGACCTGCCGGACCTCGGCGACCAGCTCATCGGTCTGGCGCTGATCGACATGCTGGACGAGGCCGGCTGGATCACCGGGCTGGAGGTGGAGAGCCTCGCGGGGCAGCTCGGCTGCGCGCCGGAACGGGTGGAGCGGGTGCTCGCCGCCTGCCAGCGCTTCGACCCGCCGGGCATCTTCGCGCGGTCGCTGAAGGAATGCCTGGCGATCCAACTGCGCGAGAAGAACCGCTTCGACCCGGCGATGGAGGCCCTGCTCGACCATCTGGAGCTGCTGGCGGCGCGCAACCTGCCGGCGCTGATGAAGGTCTGCGGCGTGGACGCCGAGGACGTCGCCGACATGGTGGCGGAGATCCGCAAGCTGAACCCCAAGCCGGCGCTCAGCTTCGACCACACGCCCGCCCAGCTCGTCACCCCCGACATCCTGATGCGCGCCAACCCCGGCGGCGGCTGGCTGATCGACCTGAACCCGGACACTTTGCCGCGGGTGCTGGTCAACCACCGCTATTTCGCGCGCATTTCCGGCACCGCCCGCAACAAGGCGGACAAGGAATACATCACCGAGCGTTTCCAGTCGGCCAACTGGCTGGTCAAGTCGCTGCACCAGCGCGCCACCACGATTTTGAAGGTGGCCAGCGAGATCATCCGGCAGCAGGACGCCTTTTTCATCCACGGCGTCTCGCATCTGAAGCCGCTGATCCTGCGCGACATCGCCGAGGCGATCGGCATGCACGAGAGCACGGTCAGCCGCGTCACAACCAACAAGTTCATGGCGACGCCACGCGGCGTGTTCGAGTTGAAATATTTCTTCACCTCCGCCATCCAGGGGGCTGACGGGCAGGCGGCCCACTCGGCGGAGGCCGTGCGCTACCGCATCAAGGCGATGATCGACGCCGAGAAGCCGGACGACGTGCTGTCGGACGATAAAATCGTCGAAATCCTTCGTGGTGAAGGGATCGACATTGCGCGCCGGACGGTCGCGAAGTATCGTGAAGCGATGCGCATTCCGTCATCGGTGCAGCGACGCCGTGCCAAGATGTCACGCATGTAA
- the hpf gene encoding ribosome hibernation-promoting factor, HPF/YfiA family, giving the protein MQLTVKGKQLDVGDALRTHVADSLNTIVGKYFNKPIEANVVLTREAHLFKADIQVHVGRGIVLQSASDATEPYPAFDTACEKLAKRLRRYKRRLRDHHSVEAPAQEAFPARYQILEAEKDEAHVESEEAAAEEAQPIVIAEMETNIATLAVSEAVMRMELADAPALMFRNGAHGRLNLVYRRADGNIGWVDPAEKAGA; this is encoded by the coding sequence ATGCAACTGACCGTCAAAGGCAAGCAGCTTGACGTTGGCGACGCTCTGCGCACCCACGTCGCGGACAGCCTGAACACCATCGTCGGCAAGTATTTCAACAAGCCGATCGAGGCCAACGTCGTCCTGACGCGCGAAGCGCATCTGTTCAAGGCCGACATCCAGGTGCACGTCGGTCGTGGGATCGTCCTTCAGAGCGCGTCCGACGCCACCGAGCCGTATCCCGCCTTCGACACCGCGTGCGAGAAGCTGGCCAAGCGCCTGCGCCGCTACAAGCGCCGCCTGCGCGACCACCACAGCGTCGAAGCCCCCGCGCAGGAAGCCTTCCCGGCCCGCTACCAGATCCTGGAAGCGGAGAAGGACGAGGCCCATGTGGAGAGCGAAGAGGCCGCTGCCGAAGAGGCGCAGCCCATCGTGATCGCCGAGATGGAAACCAACATCGCGACCCTGGCGGTCAGCGAGGCGGTGATGCGCATGGAACTCGCCGATGCTCCGGCCCTTATGTTCCGCAACGGCGCCCATGGCCGCCTGAACCTGGTCTACCGCCGCGCCGATGGCAACATCGGTTGGGTCGACCCGGCGGAGAAGGCCGGCGCCTGA
- the ptsN gene encoding PTS IIA-like nitrogen regulatory protein PtsN: protein MLDLITPHAILPNLKAGSKKQALQDLARKASELTGQHERAIFDVLLERERLGTTGVGHGIAIPHGKLPNLDRVHGVFARLERPIDFDAIDEQPVDLIFLLLAPDHAGADHLKALARVSRLLRDQSMCEKLRGSDSADAIYALLTQHEASHAA, encoded by the coding sequence ATGCTCGATCTCATCACGCCGCACGCCATTCTTCCGAACCTGAAGGCCGGCAGCAAAAAGCAGGCCCTGCAGGACTTGGCGCGCAAGGCGTCCGAGCTGACCGGCCAGCACGAACGGGCGATCTTCGACGTCCTTCTGGAGCGCGAGCGGTTGGGCACCACCGGCGTGGGGCATGGCATCGCCATCCCGCACGGCAAGCTGCCCAACCTCGACCGTGTCCACGGCGTCTTCGCCCGGCTGGAGCGGCCCATCGACTTCGATGCGATCGATGAGCAACCGGTCGATCTGATTTTCCTGCTGTTGGCTCCGGATCATGCCGGCGCCGACCATCTGAAGGCGCTGGCCCGTGTGTCGCGCCTGCTGCGTGACCAGTCCATGTGCGAGAAGCTGCGCGGTTCGGACTCGGCGGACGCGATCTACGCGTTGCTGACCCAGCACGAAGCCAGCCACGCGGCGTAA
- the ubiG gene encoding bifunctional 2-polyprenyl-6-hydroxyphenol methylase/3-demethylubiquinol 3-O-methyltransferase UbiG: protein MTATAGTAGTAGTVDPQDIARFSAIAAEWWDPTGKFRPLHRLNPLRLAYIRDTLCRRFGRDPLAAEPLKGLRIVDIGCGGGLLSEPVARMGATVVGVDAAERNVRTAAAHAAETGTPVDYRATTAEALAASGERFDAVLAMEVIEHVADVPLFVKSCAALTAPGGALFLATLNRTPKSFALAIVGAEYILRWLPRGTHNWRQFLRPGELAAAVRAEGMAIRDLTGITYNPLSDEFRLNPRDLDVNYMGWAERA from the coding sequence ATGACCGCGACCGCCGGAACCGCAGGCACCGCAGGCACTGTCGACCCCCAGGACATCGCCCGCTTTTCGGCCATCGCCGCGGAATGGTGGGACCCCACCGGCAAGTTCCGGCCCCTGCACCGGCTGAACCCGCTGCGGCTGGCCTACATCCGCGACACGCTGTGCCGCCGCTTCGGCCGCGACCCGCTGGCGGCCGAGCCGCTGAAGGGCCTGCGCATCGTCGACATCGGCTGCGGCGGCGGCCTGCTCTCGGAGCCCGTCGCCCGCATGGGCGCCACCGTGGTCGGCGTTGACGCGGCCGAGCGCAACGTCCGCACCGCCGCCGCCCACGCCGCGGAAACCGGCACCCCCGTCGATTACCGCGCCACCACCGCCGAGGCCCTGGCCGCCAGCGGCGAGCGCTTCGACGCCGTGCTGGCGATGGAGGTGATCGAGCATGTCGCCGACGTGCCGCTGTTCGTGAAGTCCTGCGCGGCGCTGACCGCGCCGGGCGGCGCGCTGTTCCTGGCGACGCTGAACCGCACGCCGAAGTCCTTCGCGCTGGCCATCGTCGGGGCGGAGTACATCTTGCGCTGGCTGCCCCGCGGCACCCACAACTGGCGCCAGTTCCTGCGCCCAGGCGAGTTGGCCGCCGCCGTGCGCGCCGAGGGGATGGCGATCCGCGACCTGACCGGCATCACCTACAACCCGCTGTCCGACGAGTTCCGGCTGAACCCACGCGATCTCGACGTGAACTACATGGGCTGGGCGGAGCGGGCCTGA
- a CDS encoding aspartate kinase — MARIVLKFGGTSVGDIDRIKNVARKVEQEVKAGHQVAVVVSAMSGVTNQLVKYCNDIDKLHDAREYDAIVASGEQVTSGLLAIALQSLGIQARSWLGWQIPIYSDETHGKARIVSIDTAELDKRMNTGEVAVVAGFQGVTETGRITTLGRGGSDTSAVALAAALKADRCDIYTDVDGVYTTDPRIVTKARKLSKITYEEMLELASQGAKVLQTRSVEMAMNHRVRVQVLSSFEEAAGSALPGTLVVDEDEIVEKEVVSGIAYSRDEAKITLIGVADRPGVAASIFGPLTDAAVNVDMIVQNVSEDGKSTDMTFTVGKADIARAVKVLEDAQAELNYKRIVSDANVVKVSVIGVGMRSHAGVAQRMFKALADKGINIQVISTSEIKISVLIAEEYAELALRALHTAYGLDAA, encoded by the coding sequence ATGGCGCGGATCGTCCTCAAGTTCGGCGGCACGTCGGTCGGCGACATCGACCGCATCAAGAACGTGGCCCGAAAGGTCGAGCAGGAAGTCAAGGCGGGGCATCAGGTCGCCGTCGTCGTGTCGGCGATGTCCGGCGTGACCAACCAGCTCGTGAAATACTGCAACGACATCGACAAGCTGCACGACGCGCGCGAGTACGACGCCATCGTCGCTTCGGGCGAGCAGGTGACCTCCGGTCTCCTCGCCATCGCGCTGCAGTCGCTCGGCATCCAGGCGCGGTCCTGGCTCGGCTGGCAGATTCCGATCTACAGCGACGAGACGCACGGCAAGGCGCGCATCGTGTCCATCGACACGGCGGAGCTGGACAAGCGGATGAACACCGGCGAGGTCGCCGTGGTCGCCGGCTTCCAGGGCGTGACCGAAACCGGCCGCATCACCACGCTGGGCCGCGGCGGCTCCGACACCTCGGCGGTTGCCCTCGCGGCGGCGCTGAAGGCCGACCGCTGCGACATCTACACCGATGTGGACGGCGTCTACACCACCGACCCGCGCATCGTCACCAAGGCGCGCAAGCTCTCCAAGATCACCTACGAGGAGATGCTGGAGCTGGCGTCGCAGGGGGCGAAGGTCCTGCAGACCCGCTCGGTCGAGATGGCAATGAACCACCGCGTGCGCGTGCAGGTTCTGTCGAGCTTCGAGGAGGCCGCCGGCAGCGCGCTTCCCGGTACCCTTGTTGTTGACGAGGACGAGATCGTGGAAAAGGAAGTTGTGAGCGGCATCGCCTACAGCCGCGACGAGGCGAAGATCACCCTCATCGGCGTCGCCGACCGTCCGGGCGTGGCGGCCAGCATCTTCGGTCCGCTGACCGACGCCGCCGTCAATGTCGACATGATCGTCCAGAACGTGTCGGAAGACGGCAAGTCCACCGACATGACCTTCACGGTCGGCAAGGCTGACATCGCCCGCGCCGTCAAGGTGCTGGAGGACGCCCAGGCCGAGCTGAACTACAAGCGCATCGTCTCCGACGCCAACGTGGTGAAGGTGTCGGTGATCGGCGTCGGCATGCGCAGCCACGCCGGCGTCGCCCAGCGCATGTTCAAGGCGCTGGCCGACAAGGGCATCAACATCCAGGTCATCTCCACCTCCGAGATCAAGATCTCCGTCCTGATCGCCGAGGAGTATGCGGAGCTGGCGCTGCGCGCGCTGCACACCGCCTACGGGCTGGACGCGGCCTGA